A DNA window from Synergistaceae bacterium contains the following coding sequences:
- a CDS encoding flippase-like domain-containing protein: MHDGGFNNLSLRKGLIIFILLAFGVSAIIIFRSVDEQTINSLLHADKLKLLLALCVVFLAWVCDAGRFCALAVAAQEKVSFSLGIVLTWLNYFGSAVTPMQSGGGPFQVYALYKKGIPVGKGIAITLIRTMLTVLILTLAVPGVLMLDPEILEGSPFLKGLVFYVFIVILATWAFIAFTIIKPDLVKKLIRVVIMWLRRFNFMRSNRTVIKIIHWLDKEVDNYILNFRLAFNSGKIWLVLAVILSVLHLLSLFSVLPVLMSAVGLPFKYTQTIAVQAVFMFILYFVPTPGASGIAEGGGALLYSVLMPENMAGIMSIICRFFTDYISIFMGVVVVIRMLGWGVSENLHKGASPESEMLKQDK, from the coding sequence ATTCATGACGGAGGATTTAATAACTTGTCTCTGAGAAAAGGTTTAATAATATTTATTCTGCTTGCATTCGGTGTGTCTGCAATAATAATTTTCAGAAGTGTCGACGAGCAAACTATAAATTCGCTGTTACATGCGGATAAATTGAAATTATTGCTTGCGCTTTGTGTTGTGTTTCTCGCGTGGGTATGTGATGCGGGGAGATTCTGCGCGCTTGCTGTTGCTGCACAGGAAAAAGTTTCTTTCTCGCTGGGAATTGTCTTAACGTGGCTTAACTATTTCGGCAGTGCTGTTACTCCCATGCAGAGCGGCGGCGGACCCTTCCAAGTTTATGCACTCTACAAAAAAGGAATCCCGGTCGGCAAGGGCATAGCGATAACTTTAATACGTACTATGCTGACGGTTTTAATATTGACTCTTGCTGTGCCGGGCGTGTTAATGCTTGATCCTGAAATTTTAGAGGGCAGCCCGTTTTTGAAGGGGTTAGTCTTTTACGTGTTTATCGTAATTCTTGCAACATGGGCATTTATCGCATTTACTATAATTAAACCTGATCTCGTGAAAAAATTGATTCGCGTTGTTATCATGTGGCTTAGAAGATTTAATTTCATGCGCTCAAATCGTACAGTCATAAAAATTATTCACTGGCTCGACAAAGAAGTTGATAACTACATATTAAATTTCAGGCTCGCGTTTAATTCCGGAAAAATTTGGCTCGTTCTAGCTGTGATATTATCTGTCCTGCATTTATTATCACTTTTTAGCGTTCTTCCCGTTTTAATGAGTGCTGTAGGGCTGCCGTTCAAGTACACGCAGACAATAGCTGTGCAGGCTGTATTTATGTTCATATTATATTTTGTGCCGACTCCGGGAGCTAGCGGTATTGCAGAGGGCGGCGGAGCATTGCTTTATTCTGTCTTAATGCCTGAGAACATGGCCGGTATAATGTCAATAATTTGCAGGTTCTTCACGGACTATATTTCGATTTTTATGGGCGTTGTAGTAGTTATTCGCATGTTAGGCTGGGGAGTCAGCGAAAATTTGCACAAAGGCGCATCACCAGAATCAGAAATGTTAAAGCAGGATAAATAA
- a CDS encoding metallophosphoesterase has protein sequence MLLSLILWFISIWLEYFVYRKLQQAGISPVIRNLFVCWALFWFIAFIFRNHIIFFLRLPEPFRLSEISGGLCITWIIITILAFMGFMIVNILTGFKPFTKRKVLFSVMLTCAGVVWCLLEAYFVQTREITIKTHKLPEGRDRIRITYITDLHLGGIYTSLHFDRVMRLIEESSPDIFIMCGDIFDGNMSYWTQEISRLSRAAKSAPLGAFAVNGNHENDYMLTRYYDDFINILRESGFKLLSDERADTGGLVIIGVEDRKNKFHSWIKFLLTPEDADKFVLVIKHRPYLPQDAQGNFDLQLSGHTHGGQFWPVGYYRSWLEGWIPQGLSKNSGGYIYVSNGAGYNGPCMRLFAPPEVTVIDLVRE, from the coding sequence ATGCTTTTATCGCTTATATTATGGTTTATATCGATCTGGCTTGAATATTTTGTATATCGTAAATTACAGCAGGCCGGAATTAGTCCCGTCATAAGAAATTTATTTGTGTGTTGGGCGTTATTCTGGTTTATCGCGTTTATATTCAGGAATCACATAATTTTTTTCTTGCGTCTGCCTGAACCTTTCAGACTCAGTGAAATTTCCGGGGGACTCTGTATAACATGGATAATCATAACGATTCTTGCGTTTATGGGATTCATGATAGTAAATATTTTGACCGGATTCAAGCCCTTCACGAAGCGAAAAGTTTTATTTTCTGTAATGCTGACTTGTGCCGGAGTAGTGTGGTGCTTGCTTGAGGCTTATTTTGTGCAGACTAGAGAAATTACAATAAAGACTCATAAATTACCTGAAGGCCGCGACAGAATCAGAATCACATACATAACAGATTTACACTTAGGAGGCATTTACACGTCATTACACTTTGATAGAGTCATGCGCTTAATCGAAGAATCGAGTCCGGATATATTTATAATGTGCGGAGATATTTTTGACGGCAATATGTCATACTGGACGCAAGAAATTTCGAGACTTTCACGAGCTGCCAAAAGTGCGCCTTTGGGAGCATTTGCGGTAAACGGCAATCATGAGAATGATTACATGCTCACACGTTACTACGACGATTTTATAAATATTCTCCGTGAGTCAGGCTTTAAATTATTAAGTGATGAACGGGCTGACACTGGCGGACTCGTTATAATCGGCGTTGAAGACAGAAAAAATAAATTTCACAGCTGGATAAAATTTTTGCTCACACCTGAAGACGCTGATAAATTCGTGTTAGTCATCAAGCACAGACCATATTTGCCGCAAGACGCACAGGGAAATTTTGACTTGCAATTATCTGGGCACACTCACGGGGGGCAATTTTGGCCGGTCGGTTATTATAGAAGCTGGTTAGAAGGCTGGATTCCTCAGGGACTATCGAAAAATTCAGGCGGTTATATTTACGTGAGCAACGGAGCAGGTTATAACGGCCCTTGCATGAGATTATTTGCTCCTCCTGAAGTTACAGTTATTGATTTAGTGAGAGAGTGA
- a CDS encoding methyltransferase domain-containing protein, translated as MSPEVTCDEIFSGKLRLLQPMNGPRVNLDTILLAHWVKYRSGHVNFLEAGCASGAVSLILALRFKNVNITGIDIQENLIKLAQENAINNFLDSRVKFLTGDLRDKNLLAREYYDSVIINPPYESLSRSRTSPILARSIARLEISCTPDDVAEMSARVLKSKGRLFAIFTSERLPIFINSMLAKNLIPKRLRPVYPSINNNSGVFLLESIKDGGEGLTLLPPLIVRDESGNYTPEILRAYEL; from the coding sequence ATGTCTCCTGAAGTAACCTGCGATGAAATTTTTAGCGGCAAATTAAGACTCCTTCAGCCCATGAACGGCCCAAGAGTGAATTTAGATACGATTTTATTAGCTCACTGGGTCAAATATCGTTCAGGCCATGTAAATTTTTTAGAAGCAGGGTGTGCGTCGGGTGCTGTCTCGTTGATTCTTGCGTTAAGATTCAAAAATGTAAATATAACGGGGATTGACATTCAGGAAAATTTAATCAAGCTCGCACAGGAAAACGCGATAAATAATTTTCTTGACTCACGGGTGAAATTTTTAACGGGAGATTTGCGCGACAAAAATTTATTAGCTCGTGAATATTATGACTCAGTGATAATTAATCCGCCCTACGAGTCATTATCGAGGAGCAGAACGAGTCCCATTTTAGCGCGTTCTATTGCAAGATTAGAAATTTCCTGCACCCCCGATGATGTCGCCGAAATGTCCGCAAGAGTCCTGAAGAGTAAAGGCCGTTTATTTGCGATTTTCACAAGTGAGAGGCTGCCGATATTTATTAATTCAATGCTCGCAAAAAATTTGATTCCCAAGCGGTTAAGGCCTGTTTACCCGTCAATAAATAATAATTCGGGCGTTTTTCTGCTAGAATCAATAAAGGACGGAGGGGAAGGCTTGACTCTTTTGCCGCCGTTAATAGTTCGTGATGAGTCAGGAAATTATACACCTGAAATTCTGCGTGCTTATGAGCTTTAA
- the rsmI gene encoding 16S rRNA (cytidine(1402)-2'-O)-methyltransferase: MPLTLVPTPIGNLEDITLRALRVLREADLIACEDTRTSNILLSHYDIHKNLTSFHLHNENEKLPILLQKLREGAKIAVISDAGTPGISDPGFILLRRALDENLPVDVLPGASALLPALLMSGINPQPFIFLGFPPEKSGERIKLFDSVSKLSMTLCFYISPHKAARHITNMINSFGDRGAALVREISKIFQESIRGNLSTILERVNNGVKGELVLIVEGCTQINDSDSWKAEALLLKQNGSSVRDIVNLISQKYNVAKNLIKQQIIS; this comes from the coding sequence ATGCCTTTGACCCTTGTGCCGACTCCAATCGGGAATCTTGAAGATATAACGTTGAGGGCTTTGCGTGTGTTGCGTGAGGCTGATTTAATAGCGTGTGAGGATACAAGAACGTCAAATATTTTATTGAGTCATTATGATATTCACAAAAATTTGACATCATTTCATTTGCATAACGAGAATGAGAAATTACCCATTTTGCTGCAAAAATTGCGTGAAGGTGCGAAAATTGCCGTAATTTCTGACGCAGGGACTCCGGGAATATCGGATCCGGGATTTATTTTGCTTAGACGCGCACTAGATGAAAATTTGCCCGTTGATGTTCTGCCCGGTGCAAGTGCTTTGCTGCCAGCTTTGTTAATGTCGGGGATAAATCCGCAGCCCTTTATTTTTCTGGGATTTCCGCCGGAAAAGTCTGGAGAGCGCATTAAATTATTTGACTCAGTAAGCAAACTTTCAATGACTCTATGTTTCTATATTTCGCCTCATAAAGCAGCAAGACACATAACGAACATGATTAATTCATTTGGGGACAGGGGCGCGGCATTAGTTCGTGAGATAAGCAAAATTTTTCAGGAGTCAATACGCGGAAATTTAAGCACAATACTAGAACGAGTCAATAATGGCGTAAAAGGCGAACTTGTATTAATCGTCGAAGGCTGCACGCAAATAAATGACTCTGACTCATGGAAGGCTGAAGCACTCTTATTAAAGCAAAACGGCTCAAGCGTCCGGGACATAGTAAATTTAATTTCGCAAAAATATAACGTCGCAAAGAACTTAATCAAGCAGCAAATAATTTCATGA